Proteins encoded in a region of the Eschrichtius robustus isolate mEscRob2 chromosome 14, mEscRob2.pri, whole genome shotgun sequence genome:
- the RTL10 gene encoding protein Bop — MPRGRRQGPRNPIRAAANYANAHPWQVDGATPGVAYTPLVDPWIERPCCGDPVCVRTTMEQKSSASGAVGGKPAERGPPAMRMGPRPLRVDFHWVPGSDPGTFDGSPWLLDRFLAQLGDYMSFRFEHYRDNLSRVCEILGRLTGRARAWAAPYLDGDLPLPDDYELFCQDLEEVIQNPNNFAEYHAAGLCSLPLASSQPPVAPQLPVVRQYLARFSEALALNMGTPPRSVPAALATPTVSSSNSTSRNTLFEQLLAMESSPGPAEPPALSSSAGSTSPGPVGPSSSQPGEAAPKPVLAVAESAEPPAQKLGPTNPGGPGPQKTKEVSETEAGQEASIGTPQGAVDTPATPGEPPFCPTPQPTALDSEHGLGRCGSAPLS; from the coding sequence ATGCCTCGTGGCCGGCGCCAGGGCCCTCGCAATCCCATCCGGGCAGCAGCCAACTACGCCAATGCACACCCCTGGCAGGTGGACGGGGCCACTCCTGGTGTTGCGTACACCCCCCTAGTGGATCCCTGGATTGAGCGGCCCTGCTGTGGGGAccctgtgtgtgtgcgcacgacCATGGAGCAGAAGAGCTCGGCGAGTGGTGCTGTGGGTGGTAAGCCCGCAGAGAGGGGCCCCCCAGCAATGCGCATGGGCCCGCGACCCCTCAGGGTGGACTTCCACTGGGTGCCCGGCTCGGACCCAGGCACCTTCGATGGCTCCCCTTGGCTGTTGGACCGCTTTCTGGCCCAGCTGGGCGATTACATGTCCTTCCGCTTTGAGCACTACCGGGACAACCTCAGCCGCGTCTGCGAGATCCTCGGGCGCCTGACGGGCCGAGCCCGGGCATGGGCAGCCCCCTACCTCGATGGAGACCTGCCCCTGCCCGACGACTATGAGCTTTTTTGCCAGGATCTTGAGGAAGTTATTCAAAACCCGAACAACTTTGCTGAGTACCACGCTGCAGGACTCTGTTCTTTGCCTCTGGCCTCGAGCCAGCCACCAGTGGCCCCACAGCTGCCTGTGGTGAGACAGTACTTAGCTAGGTTCTCAGAGGCCCTGGCCCTCAACATGGGCACTCCCCCCAGGTCTGTCCCCGCTGCTCTGGCCACCCCCACTGTTTCTAGTTCCAATTCCACATCTAGAAATACTCTATTTGAGCAGTTGCTAGCCATGGAGAGCAGCCCTGGGCCTGCGGAGCCTCCTGCCTTGTCCAGCTCTGCAGGCAGCACGAGTCCTGGTCCCGTGGGGCCGTCTTCCTCCCAGCCAGGGGAGGCGGCCCCCAAACCTGTCCTTGCAGTTGCAGAATCTGCTGAACCCCCTGCCCAGAAACTAGGTCCCACTAACCCAGGGGGTCCAGGACCCCAGAAAACTAAAGAGGTTTCTGAGACAGAGGCGGGCCAGGAGGCATCCATAGGTACCCCACAGGGGGCAGTGGACACCCCAGCGACCCCAGGAGAACCACCATTCTGTCCCACGCCCCAACCCACGGCACTGGATTCCGAACACGGCCTGGGCAGGTGTGGCAGTGCCCCCTTGTCATGA